One genomic region from Oxobacter pfennigii encodes:
- a CDS encoding Rha family transcriptional regulator, whose product MSSIVLNDIYGVTERKGIPVVSSRKVAEVFEKEHKNVLRAINDKIESAKDDELVAQFCAANFIESGYKDRGKRYPESLLTRDGFTFISMGFTGTKADRFKIAYINRFNEMESFIRNLFEVKAEFPEFTDAVMQLHEEPKNYHFSNEVDMINKIVLGMSAKKFKELNSLGDVKSIRPYLNNQQIECIKALQRIDIGLCVAIKDFHERKRILHEYFNNIVLKRIA is encoded by the coding sequence GTGAGTAGCATTGTATTAAATGACATATATGGTGTGACAGAAAGAAAAGGAATACCTGTAGTGAGCAGCAGAAAAGTTGCTGAGGTGTTTGAAAAAGAACATAAAAATGTTCTTAGAGCCATAAATGATAAAATTGAAAGTGCAAAAGATGATGAATTGGTGGCTCAATTTTGCGCTGCCAATTTCATTGAAAGCGGTTACAAGGATAGGGGCAAAAGATATCCCGAAAGCCTTTTGACAAGGGATGGCTTCACTTTCATATCAATGGGCTTTACAGGTACAAAGGCTGACCGATTTAAAATAGCCTATATAAATCGGTTTAATGAAATGGAATCATTTATCAGAAACTTATTTGAAGTAAAAGCCGAGTTCCCGGAATTCACCGATGCAGTAATGCAGTTGCACGAAGAACCTAAAAATTATCATTTCTCAAATGAAGTTGATATGATAAATAAAATTGTATTGGGCATGTCGGCAAAGAAATTCAAGGAATTAAACAGTCTTGGTGATGTAAAATCTATACGGCCTTATCTAAATAACCAACAGATTGAATGTATAAAAGCCTTACAGAGAATAGATATAGGCTTATGTGTAGCAATTAAAGACTTCCACGAGAGAAAAAGAATCTTACATGAATATTTTAATAATATAGTGCTTAAGAGAATAGCATAG